One region of Gilliamella sp. ESL0405 genomic DNA includes:
- a CDS encoding heme biosynthesis HemY N-terminal domain-containing protein, protein MIKILIIFLVLVGGFFLGPLLQGHQGSAIFEVAGYKISMSFNTFVILVLFALLILYILNYLFKKILNSKTALGNWLRFKSPKKSRKQLEQAQIALLEGDYQQAAKLFTKSAKGANNSALSYLLAAQAQIDSNQIISANQLLEKAAKVVDDKELFAFQLVQVRLQLKNHEYGSARVLIDKLLNEKPRNNEVLRLADQLYYSVGDYQAIIDLLPTMYKTNAYSDSHLDQLKQAAYIGRIKQLSKNSDPLALIKWWKSQPKAILNNVAYQKAMSFYLNELGQTAESAKMLKSIEKLEYKERT, encoded by the coding sequence ATGATAAAAATATTGATTATTTTCTTAGTATTAGTCGGCGGATTTTTCCTCGGACCACTATTACAGGGACATCAAGGCTCTGCCATATTTGAAGTGGCGGGATACAAAATTAGCATGTCTTTTAATACATTTGTGATACTCGTATTATTTGCCCTGCTGATTCTCTATATATTAAATTATCTTTTTAAAAAGATCCTCAATTCAAAAACCGCATTAGGTAATTGGTTACGTTTTAAATCGCCTAAAAAATCAAGAAAGCAATTAGAACAAGCGCAGATTGCCTTACTTGAAGGGGATTATCAACAAGCCGCTAAACTCTTTACCAAAAGTGCCAAAGGCGCCAATAATAGTGCACTGTCTTATCTACTTGCAGCGCAAGCACAAATTGACAGCAATCAAATCATTTCCGCCAATCAGTTATTAGAAAAAGCCGCCAAAGTAGTTGATGATAAAGAGTTATTTGCTTTCCAATTAGTGCAAGTCAGACTACAACTTAAAAATCATGAATATGGTTCAGCCAGAGTCTTAATCGATAAACTGTTAAATGAAAAACCACGTAACAACGAAGTGTTAAGATTGGCCGATCAGCTCTATTACTCAGTTGGCGATTATCAAGCCATAATCGACTTATTACCGACTATGTATAAAACCAACGCCTATAGTGACTCTCACTTAGACCAGCTAAAACAAGCCGCTTACATTGGCCGCATTAAACAGTTGTCTAAAAATAGTGATCCACTTGCGTTAATCAAATGGTGGAAGTCGCAACCAAAAGCAATCTTGAATAATGTGGCTTATCAAAAAGCGATGTCTTTCTATCTTAACGAATTAGGTCAAACAGCCGAATCAGCTAAGATGCTAAAATCGATTGAAAAGCTTGAATATAAAGAAAGAACATAA
- a CDS encoding AzlD domain-containing protein — MTIYSLLIILGCGIVTWLPRVIPFMLVRKLQLPDIVIRFLSYVPLCILTALFVQNLFVAKQGQFPDLNIEYCLATIPTVIVAIVTKNLMCIVVCGVVAMALIRYFMV; from the coding sequence ATGACAATTTATAGTTTACTTATTATTTTAGGATGCGGCATTGTTACTTGGCTACCGAGGGTGATTCCGTTTATGTTGGTGCGCAAATTACAATTACCGGATATCGTTATTCGGTTTTTATCCTACGTTCCTTTATGTATTTTAACAGCGCTGTTTGTGCAAAATCTGTTTGTTGCAAAACAAGGGCAATTTCCCGATTTAAATATTGAATACTGCTTAGCAACAATTCCCACAGTTATTGTGGCGATTGTGACTAAAAATTTAATGTGCATTGTGGTTTGCGGTGTGGTGGCTATGGCACTGATTCGTTATTTTATGGTTTAA
- a CDS encoding AzlC family ABC transporter permease, producing MSLSFKDGVYACIPTLLGYIGIGIAAGVVGKSSHLSVLEVTLLAVIVYAGAAQFIIAGLMLVATPITAIIFTVFLVNSRHFLMSMATAPAFRQYSLLNNIGIGTLLTDESFAVAMNALSNKEPINASWMHGLNLTAYIAWILSCLIGALIGEWLPNPMQFGLDYALVAMFIGLLYLQLISDKTKSLKNRLIVMLTVAVMLVLLMRFVSPEMAILISTFAGCFMGIAMERNA from the coding sequence ATGTCATTGTCATTTAAAGATGGCGTTTATGCCTGTATTCCAACGCTATTAGGCTATATTGGGATTGGTATTGCTGCCGGTGTGGTCGGCAAATCATCCCATTTATCGGTACTGGAAGTGACGTTACTGGCGGTAATTGTTTATGCCGGCGCGGCACAATTTATTATTGCCGGATTAATGCTGGTCGCAACGCCAATTACTGCCATTATTTTTACTGTTTTTTTAGTTAATTCTCGCCACTTTTTAATGAGCATGGCAACGGCGCCTGCTTTTCGTCAATATTCATTACTGAATAATATCGGAATCGGCACGTTATTGACCGATGAGAGTTTTGCGGTGGCGATGAATGCATTAAGTAATAAAGAGCCGATAAATGCCTCATGGATGCATGGGCTTAATCTTACTGCTTATATTGCCTGGATTTTGTCTTGTCTGATTGGGGCGTTAATTGGTGAATGGTTGCCAAATCCGATGCAATTTGGTTTAGATTATGCGCTGGTCGCTATGTTTATTGGTTTACTCTATTTACAGTTGATCAGTGATAAAACTAAAAGCCTCAAAAATCGGTTGATTGTCATGTTAACCGTTGCGGTTATGTTAGTTTTATTGATGCGTTTTGTGTCACCCGAAATGGCGATTTTAATCAGTACTTTTGCTGGATGTTTTATGGGAATAGCAATGGAGCGTAACGCATGA
- the gmk gene encoding guanylate kinase, with amino-acid sequence MYIGTLFIISAPSGAGKSSLIRAYLAQKNHYPAKVSISHTTRDPRPGETHGEHYYFVDPKHFQSLINENAFVEYAKVFDHYYGTSKAEIEQSLLQGVNVFLDIDWQGAQQVREQLPQAKSIFILPPSLKELKNRLIKRGQDDASVIDKRMAKAQAEISHYNEYDYVIINDDFDVSLQALNAIITASSLEQSKQAIVHKTLLSDLLAEQK; translated from the coding sequence ATGTATATTGGAACCCTATTTATAATCTCTGCGCCAAGTGGTGCAGGTAAATCGAGTTTAATTCGTGCTTATTTAGCGCAAAAAAATCACTATCCGGCCAAAGTCTCTATTTCACACACCACCCGTGATCCTAGGCCTGGTGAAACGCATGGTGAACATTACTATTTTGTCGATCCTAAACATTTTCAGTCACTGATTAACGAAAATGCTTTTGTCGAATATGCTAAGGTATTTGATCACTATTACGGTACATCTAAAGCGGAAATAGAACAAAGTTTACTACAAGGCGTTAACGTTTTTTTAGATATCGATTGGCAAGGCGCTCAACAAGTCAGAGAGCAGCTCCCCCAAGCAAAAAGTATCTTTATTTTGCCCCCTTCACTTAAAGAGCTTAAAAATCGCTTAATAAAACGGGGACAAGACGACGCCAGTGTCATCGATAAAAGAATGGCAAAAGCCCAAGCTGAGATATCTCACTATAATGAATATGATTATGTCATTATCAATGATGATTTTGATGTATCACTGCAAGCTTTAAATGCCATTATTACAGCATCCAGCTTAGAACAATCAAAGCAAGCTATCGTTCATAAAACATTGTTATCTGACCTGTTAGCTGAGCAAAAATAA
- the gloA gene encoding lactoylglutathione lyase, translating to MRILHTMIRVGDLQRSIDFYTRVMGMRVLRTSENTQYQYSLAFLGYGDESTSSVIELTYNWGTDKYDHGTAFGHIAIGVDDVAKMCEEVKQAGGKVTREAGPVKGGSTIIAFVEDPDGYKLELIQNDQADKALGH from the coding sequence ATGCGTATATTACATACAATGATTCGAGTAGGGGATTTACAACGTTCAATTGATTTTTATACCCGTGTAATGGGAATGCGGGTGTTAAGAACGAGCGAAAATACCCAGTATCAATACTCGTTAGCTTTTTTAGGTTATGGTGATGAATCAACTAGTTCGGTGATTGAATTAACCTATAACTGGGGAACAGATAAATATGACCACGGTACCGCTTTTGGGCATATCGCAATTGGCGTTGATGATGTGGCAAAAATGTGTGAAGAGGTTAAGCAAGCCGGCGGTAAGGTAACGCGTGAAGCGGGACCAGTCAAAGGTGGCAGTACCATTATCGCTTTTGTTGAAGACCCGGACGGTTACAAATTAGAGTTAATCCAAAATGATCAGGCCGATAAAGCGCTTGGTCACTAA
- a CDS encoding glycine zipper 2TM domain-containing protein — protein MKKIIALTILATIITGCSNSDIYSGDVYTADQAKQVQHVSYGTVVSVRAVKIQANSNGNNQNVIGALGGAVLGGVLGNTVGGGTGRVLATATGAIGGAVVGNAIENKANQANAVELEIRPKNSDSNIVIIQKGSVKNFYVGQPVRLVTNGKRISASPRYD, from the coding sequence ATGAAAAAGATCATCGCGCTAACTATTTTAGCTACAATAATTACAGGATGTAGCAATAGTGATATCTATTCTGGCGATGTTTACACAGCAGATCAAGCCAAACAAGTTCAACATGTCAGTTATGGTACAGTTGTTTCGGTAAGAGCGGTTAAAATTCAAGCAAATTCAAACGGTAACAATCAAAATGTAATCGGTGCGCTTGGTGGTGCTGTGCTTGGTGGTGTTTTAGGTAATACTGTTGGTGGTGGTACAGGTCGTGTTTTAGCAACAGCAACCGGTGCTATCGGCGGTGCGGTAGTGGGTAATGCCATTGAAAATAAAGCAAATCAAGCAAATGCAGTTGAATTAGAGATTAGACCTAAAAATAGTGATTCCAATATTGTTATTATACAAAAAGGCTCGGTTAAAAATTTCTACGTCGGGCAACCTGTTCGTTTAGTTACTAACGGTAAACGTATTAGCGCCTCTCCGCGTTACGATTAA
- a CDS encoding hypothetical protein (negative modulator of the initiation of chromosome replication), producing the protein MKTIEIDEELYQFIAGQTKHIGEDASSILRRLLNINQTSPAKQNQLSNSDNHYPIFNNLLTSETFTNEKSIISRFLLLLGALYNYNPALFAIAATSLHGSKRQYLAKDKESLETSGKNTKPREIVGTPYWVISNTNTARKIYIIESIMSDMGISENMINQVINVFLP; encoded by the coding sequence ATGAAGACTATCGAAATCGACGAAGAACTATACCAATTTATTGCAGGTCAAACTAAACATATTGGCGAAGATGCATCGAGTATTTTACGGCGTTTATTGAATATCAATCAAACTTCACCGGCTAAACAAAATCAACTATCGAATTCAGATAATCACTATCCTATATTCAATAATTTATTGACTAGTGAAACGTTTACCAACGAAAAATCAATTATTAGTCGCTTTTTATTATTATTAGGTGCGCTTTATAACTACAACCCCGCACTCTTTGCAATTGCAGCAACCTCTTTACACGGCAGCAAAAGACAATATTTGGCTAAAGACAAAGAGTCATTAGAAACATCGGGAAAAAATACCAAACCACGAGAAATCGTCGGTACTCCTTATTGGGTTATCAGTAATACCAATACGGCTAGAAAAATTTATATTATTGAATCAATCATGAGTGATATGGGCATATCAGAAAACATGATTAATCAAGTTATTAATGTTTTTTTACCCTAA
- the pgm gene encoding phosphoglucomutase (alpha-D-glucose-1,6-bisphosphate-dependent): protein MAKQSRAGLLAEASDLINVETLKNNYYQIKPDTDDASQLVIFGTSGHRGSSNKGTFNEAHILAVAQAIAEYRKANNITGPCFIGQDSHALSELALKSVLEVFVANEQTVVMARDWGYTPTPVISHAILTYNQGRTAQLADGIVITPSHNPPEDGGIKYNPTNGGPADTDITKQIENRANELLKSQLNGVKRVSLEKALNSDYLHTKEYETDYINDLENIVDMSLIQSSSLRIGVDPLGGASVTYWPRIAEKYGINLDIVNDKVDPTFSFMHLDHDEVIRMDCSSRWAMAGLLKLKDQFDLAFGNDTDSDRHGIVTPKGLMNPNAYLSACVNYLFQNRPQWHKDIAIGKTLVTSSMIDRVANSLHKTYLEYPVGFKWYADGLYNGQLGFAGEESAGASFLRTNGKVWATDKDGIILCLLAAEMTAKTGKNPQEQYQTLEDKFGVSYYGRIQAPATFSEKQKLSKLDASQLTTDTLAGEKITQCLTTAPANNAPIGGLKVMTENGWFAARPSGTEDAYKIYTESFISNEHLATLQEEAQEIVAKAIK from the coding sequence ATGGCAAAGCAAAGCCGCGCGGGATTACTAGCTGAAGCTTCTGACCTTATTAATGTTGAAACTTTAAAAAATAACTATTATCAGATCAAACCGGATACGGATGATGCTAGCCAATTAGTTATTTTTGGAACATCTGGTCATCGTGGTAGTTCTAATAAAGGGACGTTTAACGAAGCCCACATTTTAGCCGTTGCCCAAGCAATTGCCGAATATCGCAAAGCCAATAATATCACAGGGCCTTGCTTTATTGGTCAAGATAGCCATGCTTTGTCTGAACTTGCTTTAAAAAGTGTACTTGAAGTATTTGTTGCCAATGAACAAACAGTGGTTATGGCTCGTGATTGGGGTTATACGCCAACGCCGGTTATTTCACACGCAATTTTAACTTACAATCAAGGCCGAACAGCGCAACTTGCTGACGGTATTGTCATTACGCCTTCCCACAATCCACCGGAAGACGGCGGGATAAAATATAATCCAACCAATGGTGGACCAGCCGATACCGACATCACCAAACAGATCGAAAATCGAGCGAATGAATTACTCAAAAGCCAATTAAACGGCGTTAAACGTGTCAGCTTAGAAAAGGCGCTGAATTCAGATTATCTTCACACCAAAGAGTACGAGACCGATTATATTAATGATCTGGAAAATATCGTTGATATGTCATTAATTCAATCCTCTTCGCTACGTATTGGTGTTGACCCGCTAGGTGGCGCAAGCGTCACTTATTGGCCACGCATTGCTGAAAAATATGGCATCAATCTGGATATCGTTAATGATAAAGTCGATCCAACCTTTAGCTTTATGCATCTTGATCATGACGAAGTCATCAGAATGGATTGTTCAAGCCGTTGGGCAATGGCTGGCTTACTGAAGTTAAAAGATCAATTTGACCTCGCCTTTGGTAATGATACCGATTCGGATCGACATGGCATTGTTACGCCAAAAGGCTTGATGAATCCAAATGCCTACCTTTCAGCGTGTGTGAATTATCTATTTCAAAACCGCCCGCAATGGCATAAAGATATCGCTATCGGTAAAACCTTAGTCACCAGCTCAATGATTGATCGGGTGGCAAATAGCTTACATAAAACCTATTTAGAGTATCCGGTTGGTTTTAAATGGTATGCTGACGGACTGTATAACGGTCAGTTAGGCTTCGCCGGTGAAGAGAGTGCGGGCGCATCATTTTTACGCACTAACGGTAAAGTTTGGGCGACCGATAAAGACGGTATTATTTTATGCTTACTAGCAGCAGAAATGACAGCAAAAACCGGTAAAAATCCACAAGAGCAATACCAAACTCTGGAAGATAAATTTGGTGTCTCTTATTACGGTCGAATTCAAGCTCCGGCAACCTTTAGCGAAAAACAAAAGTTATCTAAACTTGATGCAAGCCAATTAACCACCGATACCTTAGCGGGTGAAAAAATCACGCAATGTTTAACAACTGCGCCGGCTAACAATGCACCGATTGGCGGACTGAAAGTGATGACAGAAAACGGCTGGTTTGCCGCTCGCCCGTCTGGCACCGAAGATGCTTATAAAATTTATACTGAAAGCTTTATCAGTAATGAGCACTTAGCAACGTTGCAGGAAGAAGCACAGGAAATTGTCGCTAAAGCGATTAAGTAG
- the guaB gene encoding IMP dehydrogenase encodes MSRIVKEALTFDDVLLVPAHSTVLPNTADISTELTQTIRLNIPMLSAAMDTVTESDLAIALAQEGGIGFIHKNMPIEAQANHVRRVKKHESGIVQDPVSVLPTATIKQVIDLAKEYGFAGFPVITQSQELVGIITARDVRFATDLSLPVTAVMTPKERLVTVKEGEKREIVLKKMHEHRVEKVLVVDDKFHLKGMITVKDYNKAEQKPNACKDEKGRLRVGAAVGAGAGNEERIAALVEAGVDVLLIDSSHGHSEGVLERIRQTRQAFPDLQIIGGNVATAEGAKALIEAGVSAVKVGIGPGSICTTRIVTGVGVPQISAIMDAVGMAQKYNIPVIADGGIRFSGDIAKAIAAGASCVMVGSMFAGTEEAPGEIELFQGRAYKSYRGMGSLGAMAKGSSDRYFQSDNAADKLVPEGIEGRIAYKGMLKEIIHQQMGGLRSCMGLTGCATIEALRTQSKFYRITGAGMKESHVHDVLITKEPPNYRAGA; translated from the coding sequence ATGTCTCGTATAGTAAAAGAAGCCCTCACGTTCGATGATGTTTTATTAGTTCCTGCTCATTCAACTGTTTTACCCAATACTGCTGATATCAGCACTGAGCTTACCCAAACCATTAGATTAAATATTCCGATGCTGTCAGCAGCGATGGATACGGTTACTGAATCTGATTTAGCCATTGCCTTAGCGCAAGAAGGTGGTATTGGTTTTATTCATAAAAATATGCCGATCGAGGCGCAAGCTAATCATGTTAGGCGAGTTAAAAAACATGAAAGCGGGATTGTGCAAGATCCGGTCTCAGTTCTTCCAACTGCAACCATTAAGCAAGTTATCGATCTGGCAAAAGAGTATGGCTTTGCCGGTTTTCCGGTGATTACGCAGTCGCAAGAGTTAGTCGGGATTATTACTGCTCGTGATGTGCGATTTGCTACCGATCTCTCTTTACCAGTAACCGCAGTTATGACGCCAAAAGAGCGTTTAGTTACGGTTAAAGAGGGTGAAAAGCGTGAAATCGTGCTTAAAAAAATGCATGAACATCGGGTTGAAAAAGTACTGGTGGTGGATGATAAATTCCATTTAAAAGGTATGATCACAGTTAAAGACTATAATAAAGCTGAACAAAAACCAAATGCTTGTAAAGACGAGAAAGGTCGTTTACGTGTTGGCGCAGCGGTTGGTGCTGGTGCCGGTAATGAAGAGCGAATTGCGGCATTAGTTGAAGCAGGGGTTGATGTGTTGTTGATTGATTCCTCACACGGGCATTCAGAAGGGGTCTTAGAGCGTATCCGTCAAACTCGACAAGCTTTCCCTGATTTACAAATTATCGGGGGCAATGTGGCAACTGCTGAAGGGGCTAAAGCATTAATTGAAGCTGGCGTAAGTGCGGTTAAAGTGGGTATTGGTCCCGGTTCAATTTGTACTACCCGTATCGTCACAGGTGTTGGGGTGCCTCAAATAAGTGCCATTATGGATGCGGTAGGAATGGCTCAAAAATATAATATTCCTGTGATTGCCGATGGCGGTATCCGTTTTTCCGGTGATATTGCAAAAGCCATTGCCGCCGGCGCATCGTGCGTTATGGTTGGCTCAATGTTTGCCGGCACTGAAGAAGCACCGGGCGAAATCGAACTATTTCAAGGTCGTGCTTATAAATCTTATCGGGGTATGGGATCACTTGGCGCAATGGCAAAAGGCTCATCTGACCGCTATTTCCAATCCGACAATGCAGCCGATAAATTAGTACCAGAAGGGATAGAAGGGCGCATTGCTTATAAAGGCATGTTAAAAGAGATCATACATCAACAAATGGGCGGCTTACGTTCTTGCATGGGCTTAACCGGTTGTGCAACGATAGAAGCCCTACGTACACAATCAAAATTCTATCGCATCACAGGTGCTGGTATGAAAGAGAGCCATGTACATGATGTTCTCATCACCAAAGAGCCACCTAATTACCGTGCTGGTGCTTAA